The Anopheles coluzzii chromosome 2, AcolN3, whole genome shotgun sequence genome window below encodes:
- the LOC120947651 gene encoding proton-coupled folate transporter-like, with the protein MEEGRSDSVYSSGEEDLFAKQSLMRLRNAARWREQAQYISFEPALLVFCFAMSISEVVLANHIILQTCLVEGFDRGDCQLLNTDSNSSRRAMIETQVQPLAANVTMVIVIIKSVVPVLSALLLGAWSDRYGRKPAMLIASAGVLCSFVLLTLLAFLSMQVTLTPWYYTAAYLPFSVLGGMTVITAAAFSYLSDVTNEQTRTMRMGFMEASMMAGALLGFLASSYIVEWLNVAATFLIASVLILLAIVYIARFTEDSIILSNSNSAVEKLRDLLSCERLRELSGTFFMRRSGYVREILWSIVLLTGLTELAGGSGGVFYMFTRRKFGWDLKQFSYFQFTDVLIIIFGNVIGIPILKQIFHCSDTTVAIVSIASYIVDSLIMGFASSGWMLYLAISVTVLKGTDGAALMTICSTILPAGDMAKFFTMALSLTAVVPLVSAPLFTFVYNATIESLPEVFNFVAASVYGAALLLMFIITHLIRRFYQPELLL; encoded by the exons ATGGAAGAAGGACGCTCGGACAGTGTGTACTCCAGTGGCGAAGAGGACCTGTTCGCCAAGCAGAGCCTGATGAGGTTGCGCAATGCGGCCCGTTGGCGCGAGCAGGCCCAGTACATTAGCTTCGAACCTGCCCTGctggttttttgctttgccatgAGCATCTCAG AGGTCGTCCTGGCGAATCATATCATCCTGCAGACGTGCCTCGTGGAAGGGTTCGATCGTGGCGATTGTCAActgctcaacacggactcaaACTCCTCCCGGCGGGCGATGATCGAAACGCAGGTCCAACCGCTGGCGGCCAATGTGACGATGGTGATAGTGATTATAAAGTCGGTGGTTCCGGTCCTGAGTGCCCTGCTGCTCGGTGCGTGGTCTGATCGTTACGGTCGAAAGCCTGCCATGCTGATCGCGAGTGCCG GCGTGCTGTGTTCGTTCgtgctgctgacgctgctaGCGTTCCTATCGATGCAGGTCACTCTGACCCCGTGGTATTACACTGCCGCTTATCTTCCGTTCTCGGTGCTGGGCGGCATGACCGTGATTACAGCGGCCGCCTTCAGCTACCTTTCCGACGTTACAAACGAGCAGACGCGCACCATGCGCATGGGCTTCATGGAGGCCTCCATGATGGCCGGCGCACTGTTGGGATTTCTGGCGAGCAGCTACATTGTGGAATGGTTAAACGTTGCCGCCACCTTCCTGATTGCCAGCGTGCTGATCCTGCTGGCGATCGTGTACATCGCCCGCTTCACCGAGGATAGTATCATTctgagcaacagcaacagtgcgGTGGAAAAGTTGCGCGATCTGCTGTCCTGCGAACGGTTGCGCGAGCTTTCGGGGACGTTTTTCATGCGCCGGTCCGGGTACGTGAGAGAGATACTGTGGTCGATCGTGCTGCTGACCGGACTAACAGAGCTGGCCGGTGGCAGTGGCGGAGTGTTTTACATGTTTACGAGACGAAAATTCGGCTGGGATTTGAAGCAGTTCAGCTACTTTCAGTTCACCGATGTGCTGATTATCATTTTCGGCAATGTAATTGGAATACCGATCCTGAAGCAG ATATTCCACTGTTCGGACACTACCGTGGCGATCGTATCGATCGCCAGCTACATCGTAGACTCGCTGATCATGGGCTTCGCAAGCAGCGGGTGGATGCTGTATCTGGCTATTTCGGTTACCGTTCTCAAGGGAACGGACGGTGCGGCCCTAATGACCATCTGTTCCACGATACTCCCCGCCGGTGATATGGCCAAGTTCTTTACCATGGCGCTATCGCTGACTGCCGTCGTGCCGCTAGTGTCTGCCCCATTGTTTACGTTCGTGTACAATGCCACGATAGAGTCGTTACCGGAAGTGTTCAACTTTGTGGCGGCCAGTGTGTATGGTGCAGCactgttgttgatgtt CATCATAACGCATCTCATTAGACGGTTTTATCAGCCAGAATTGTTATTATAG
- the LOC120947649 gene encoding proton-coupled folate transporter-like, with translation MRSDMQRPPRLDDGRSSDEDTPLLAAPRYSSMAVSAVADAAAASSPPPPPPPSASSCSSDGGKVSTSVTDRLCTFEPILVLLCFGLSVSGVVLADQIIYQSCVVTLGYDRALCAQLGTRSNSSDVAQLETIVQPYAAKITMVNTILMSVLPALCALFMGPWSDKYGRKPAMIVPAVGFITTYVMIGILSLLSKRFLVDPWCYVVAHIPAAILGGSTVLMAAIFSYLTDTTSEANRTVRIGILQACTMLGAFVGLLSSSFILQWTNVPTMFFLSAGTVSASCAFLYFCLEDSIKPDASMVHRQVREIFRLSHLAELLTTFFKKRSFYDRGIVWLTISIGIVTVLGAGGGTVFFLYTRRQFGWTIQEFTIWQAVELLSIVAGNVIGISVLKTLLKLPDIWLALLSVLNYALDALIKGLARQGWELFLATGITPLKATEGAALMAICSAIIPSSEIAKFYSIAMAMTNTVSLASAPLFTYIYNSTVATSPQVFNFVSSGIFSLNVVLVGVIAVLLRKRRKAQADPLFTQDSEILT, from the exons ATGAGAAGCGATATGCAAAGGCCACCCCGTCTAGACGATGGTCGCAGTAGCGACGAAGACACGCCACTGTTGGCAGCACCAAGGTACAGCTCCATGGCCGTCTCAGCAGTAGCAGAtgccgcagcagcatcatcaccaccacctcccCCACCGCCATCGGCATCATCCTGCTCGTCCGATGGCGGGAAAGTGTCCACCAGCGTGACCGATCGGCTCTGCACCTTCGAACCGATACTGGTGCTGCTCTGCTTCGGACTCAGTGTATCAG GGGTGGTGCTGGCCGATCAAATTATCTATCAATCGTGCGTCGTAACGCTCGGCTATGATCGAGCGCTCTGCGCCCAGCTCGGCACCAGAAGCAACTCCTCCGATGTGGCGCAGCTGGAAACGATCGTGCAACCGTACGCGGCCAAGATCACGATGGTGAACACGATCCTGATGTCGGTGCTGCCCGCCCTGTGCGCCCTGTTCATGGGCCCCTGGTCGGACAAGTATGGGCGCAAGCCGGCCATGATTGTGCCGGCGGTCGGATTCATCACAACGTACGTCATGATCGGCATACTGTCCCTGCTGTCCAAGCGCTTCCTGGTGGATCCGTGGTGCTATGTGGTTGCGCACATACCGGCCGCTATCCTGGGAGGTAGTACCGTACTGATGGCAGCCATCTTTAGCTATCTGACCGATACGACGAGCGAGGCGAACCGTACGGTACGGATCGGTATACTGCAGGCCTGCACGATGCTCGGTGCGTTCGTGGGGCTGCTGTCGAGCAGCTTCATCTTGCAGTGGACGAACGTACCGACCATGTTCTTCCTATCGGCGGGCACGGTGTCCGCCAGCTGTGCCTTTCTGTACTTCTGCCTGGAGGATAGCATCAAACCGGACGCGAGCATGGTGCACCGGCAGGTCCGGGAAATCTTCCGCCTTAGCCATCTGGCCGAACTGCTGACCACGTTCTTCAAGAAGCGCTCCTTCTACGACCGGGGCATCGTGTGGCTAACGATATCGATCGGTATCGTAACCGTGCTCGGCGCCGGCGGTGGGACAGTGTTTTTCCTCTACACCCGGCGCCAGTTCGGGTGGACGATACAGGAGTTTACCATCTGGCAGGCGGTGGAGTTGCTCTCGATCGTGGCCGGGAACGTGATCGGCATATCGGTGCTGAAAACGCTGCTCAAGCTTCCGGACATCTGGTTGGCGCTGCTGTCCGTGCTGAACTATGCGCTCGACGCACTCATCAAAGGGCTGGCACGGCAGGGCTGGGAACTGTTCCTGGCGACCGGTATCACACCGCTGAAGGCTACCGAAGGGGCGGCACTGATGGCGATCTGTTCGGCCATCATACCGTCCAGTGAAATTGCAAAGTTTTACTCGATAGCGATGGCCATGACGAACACCGTCTCGCTTGCGTCGGCTCCACTGTTCACGTACATCTACAACTCGACGGTGGCGACGTCCCCGCAAGTGTTTAACTTTGTGTCTTCGGGAATATTTTCCCTCAACGTCGTGCTGGTtgg GGTGATTGCGGTGCTGCTGCGTAAGCGAAGGAAAGCCCAGGCTGATCCACTGTTTACGCAAGATAGCGAAATCTTAACGTGA
- the LOC120950269 gene encoding DNA replication factor Cdt1 isoform X2 gives MSQPTVASYFNTRKRAAHDTLGAAGRNKNLEAAVGKDNGAVSDPAELGRRVTRASRAIRRIGPVDLDEKTKALLAAAQPKLVSFVKKGNLSPQKRPHTASPSKRPAVPEKKLASPVKVEPVAASVVDSKPVEFSPRNNLNNVAKAPTKASVSRTLQLGKDKDAMSLTDIRNKLLQHPRLPELKTKLNAIQSGLDKMDRLRRERLEGTKPSVSPAVAAKNLEKFATLDVEVMVSPKKTIASPSKLLRTPTKDASSSPANNVTPKRLSALMSPIKEPTAGTPVMASPKKLPAYQRFHNLVEAGVPTLQLPFKYRSLLELFKCTDTVCSMLHNRKEQITFKKLKPAVQRMARKNFFESHLAQIYSLFPDAFTLSQEMTKNYGSATKHETYQLVIRPNIADAPEEPGRKAAEDDFIRTNTKPAVNSQSLLERYQHFRRLLLERTKDAHQAFLQTLDPPLNIDRSKIVRWHVDFDLENCPDIEKAELPQPPNVERFSSARDVLSTARNLFSCGTPMERALARLEEKKKQDAAVVTSGTPQPTTTEPGDKKPPIGIKTEKVSTTPSTTTALLSDPAEQMLKNVPKALLEKIRAKQAAKALEQMVRRPSQEKEAMKYSRLPEIARHLRNVFVTERKNVLPLETPVVKIENSYRGKLTLQELEEHIRMIAQLVPFWLTLPEVRKVKYAKIAKDCDLAKVIDVLERKANEVVQ, from the exons ATGTCGCAGCCAACGGTCGCGTCCTACTTCAACACACGCAAACGCGCAGCGCACGATACGCTTGGGGCGGCGGGCCGAAATAAG AACCTTGAAGCCGCCGTCGGAAAAGATAATGGTGCCGTCAGCGATCCGGCGGAGCTGGGCCGCCGTGTTACGCGAGCATCCCGGGCAATCAGACGCATCGGGCCGGTCGATCTGGACGAGAAGACGAAGGCACTGCTGGCAGCAGCCCAGCCGAAGCTGGTGTCGTTCGTGAAGAAGGGCAATCTGTCACCACAGAAGCGCCCCCATACGGCCAGCCCGTCGAAGCGTCCCGCTGTGCCGGAAAAGAAGCTTGCTTCTCCGGTGAAGGTGGAACCCGTGGCAGCATCGGTTGTAGACTCCAAGCCGGTTGAGTTTTCGCCCCGCAACAACCTAAACAATGTGGCCAAGGCGCCGACGAAGGCTAGCGTTTCGCGCACGCTCCAGCTGGGCAAGGACAAAGATGCCATGTCGCTGACGGACATACGCAAcaagctgctgcagcatcCCCGCCTGCCGGAGCTGAAAACGAAGCTGAACGCCATACAGAGCGGGCTCGATAAGATGGACCGTCTTCGCAGGGAGCGTCTCGAGGGAACGAAGCCTTCCGTCTCGCCGGCGGTGGCTGCTAAAAATCTCGAGAAATTTGCCACCCTGGACGTAGAGGTGATGGTAAG CCCAAAGAAAACGATCGCCAGTCCTTCGAAGCTGCTGCGCACACCGACGAAAGATGCGTCGAGCTCGCCGGCTAACAATGTAACGCCCAAGCGCTTGTCGGCGCTGATGAGCCCGATCAAGGAGCCGACGGCCGGGACGCCCGTCATGGCCAGCCCGAAGAAGCTGCCCGCCTACCAGCGCTTCCACAATCTGGTGGAGGCGGGCGTTCCCACCCTGCAGCTGCCGTTCAAGTACCGGTCGCTGCTGGAGCTGTTCAAGTGCACCGACACGGTCTGCTCGATGCTGCACAACCGCAAGGAGCAGATTACGTTCAAGAAGCTGAAGCCGGCCGTCCAGCGGATGGCAAGGAAGAACTTTTTCGAATCCCATCTCGCCCAAATCTACTCCCTCTTCCCGGACGCGTTCACGCTGAGCCAGGAGATGACAAAGAACTACGGTTCGGCTACGAAGCACGAAACCTACCAGCTAGTGATTAGACCAAACATTGCGGATGCCCCCGAAGAGCCGGGGCGGAAAGCCGCGGAGGATGATTTTATTCGCACCAACACGAAGCCGGCCGTCAATTCGCAGTCACTGCTCGAACGCTACCAGCACTTCCGCCGCTTGCTGCTGGAGCGCACGAAGGACGCGCATCAAGCGTTCCTGCAGACGCTGGATCCACCGCTGAACATTGACCGCAGCAAGATCGTCCGCTGGCATGTGGACTTTGATCTGGAAAACTGTCCCGACATCGAGAAAGCGGAACTGCCGCAGCCACCGAATGTGGAGCGGTTCTCGTCCGCCCGGGACGTACTGTCCACGGCCCGGAACCTGTTCAGCTGCGGCACCCCGATGGAGCGTGCGCTAGCACGGTTGGAGGAGAAAAAGAAGCAGGACGCGGCAGTGGTCACGAGCGGTACTCCACAACCGACGACCACCGAGCCTGGGGATAAGAAACCACCGATCGGTATAAAAACGGAAAAAGTTTCTACTACTcctagcaccaccaccgccctaCTGAGCGATCCCGCGGAACAGATGCTGAAAAACGTCCCGAAAGCACTGCTGGAGAAGATACGGGCGAAGCAGGCGGCCAAAGCACTGGAGCAGATGGTTAGGCGGCCGTCCCAGGAAAAGGAGGCGATGAAGTACAGCCGCCTGCCGGAGATTGCCCGCCACCTGCGCAACGTGTTCGTGACCGAGCGGAAGAATGTGCTGCCGCTGGAAACGCCCGTCGTGAAGATCGAGAACAGCTACCGGGGCAAACTGACGCTGCAGGAGCTGGAGGAGCACATCCGCATGATAGCGCAGCTGGTCCCGTTCTGGCTGACGCTGCCGGAGGTGCGGAAGGTAAAGTACGCCAAAATTGCCAAAGACTGCGATCTCGCTAAAGTGATCGATGTGCTCGAGCGCAAGGCGAATGAGGTTGTGCAGTAG
- the LOC120950270 gene encoding U3 small nucleolar RNA-interacting protein 2 produces the protein MSKAGNTKTSLFKAGRKQHEKFNRKRAKGGPKGSDIPPAKVSRQDYDEDIDSDEELEKEQQKQAEVEDELATLETTQDKRIRLAKQYLRQVQEQEQERYDEEADESKLVTGMARTLKQSFLKETGRVHRALGAKCTGFELERAISFHWKKQRLSPTCCALSADDAFLYVGCKSGWVVRWDVAAKQRTACFQVKNSVIHAIALSHDLKYLVVADGTEEMKVLDGTTLVQQNTLKGHAKAVTGVVFRQNSYQLFSCSADRTVKVWSLEEMVYIETLYGHQSQVSGIDALALERVVTSGGMDQTIRVWKVAEESQLVFNAVEEDFSAVKFVSNELFVSGSVEGSFALWSSGKKKPIHRVKLAHGQQSEGHPNWISAVGVLANSDIVASGSCDGAVRVWKLINKRRTIQPLLQIPVEGFVNAIEFTSDGKFLVVAVGQEHRMGRWWTLRQAKNQVLWIPLSIET, from the exons ATGAGCAAAGCTGGAAATACTAAAACGTCGCTGTTTAAAGCTGGCCGTAAGCAGCATGAAAAGTTCAACCGCAAG CGTGCAAAAGGCGGCCCGAAGGGTAGCGACATTCCGCCGGCCAAAGTATCGCGCCAGGACTACGACGAAGATATCGACAGTGACGAAGAGCTAGAGAaggagcagcagaagcaggcaGAAGTGGAGGATGAGTTGGCTACGCTCGAAACCACCCAGGACAAGCGCATACGTTTGGCCAAACAGTATTTGCGCCAGGTACAGGAGCAAGAGCAGGAGCGATATGATGAGGAAGCGGACGAGAGCAAACTGGTCACCGGTATGGCCCGCACACTCAAGCAGTCCTTTCTCAAAGAGACGGGCAGAGTGCATCGAGCGCTCGGTGCCAAGTGCACCGGATTCGAGCTCGAGCGAGCCATCTCCTTTCACTGGAAGAAGCAGCGCCTCTCGCCCACCTGCTGTGCGCTGTCCGCGGACGATGCGTTCCTGTACGTTGGCTGCAAGAGCGGCTGGGTGGTCCGGTGGGATGTGGCCGCCAAACAGCGAACGGCTTGCTTTCAGGTGAAAAACAGTGTCATACACGCGATCGCGCTATCGCACGACCTGAAGTATCTGGTGGTGGCGGACGGCACCGAGGAGATGAAGGTACTGGACGGAACCACACTGGTGCAGCAGAACACGCTCAAGGGACACGCGAAAGCCGTCACCGGCGTCGTGTTCCGGCAGAACTCGTACCAGCTGTTCTCGTGCAGTGCCGACCGAACGGTGAAGGTGTGGAGCCTGGAGGAGATGGTGTACATCGAAACGCTGTACGGCCACCAGAGCCAGGTGTCCGGCATTGATGCGCTTGCGCTGGAGCGTGTCGTCACGTCCGGCGGGATGGACCAAACGATACGCGTGTGGAAGGTGGCGGAAGAATCGCAGCTCGTGTTCAACGCCGTCGAGGAGGACTTTTCGGCGGTAAAGTTTGTGAGCAACGAGCTGTTCGTGTCCGGGTCGGTCGAGGGATCGTTCGCGCTGTGGAGCAGTGGGAAGAAGAAACCCATCCACCGCGTCAAGCTAGCCCACGGGCAGCAGAGCGAAGGACACCCGAACTGGATCAGTGCGGTCGGTGTGCTGGCCAATTCGGACATCGTGGCGTCCGGGTCGTGCGATGGCGCGGTGCGTGTGTGGAAGTTGATCAACAAACGGCGCACGATTCAACCGCTGCTGCAAATCCCTGTGGAAGGGTTCGTGAACGCGATCGAGTTTACTAGCGATGGCAAGTTTCTGGTGGTGGCCGTCGGGCAGGAACATCGTATGGGACGCTGGTGGACGTTGCGCCAGGCCAAGAATCAGGTTCTATGGATTCCGTTGTCGATTGAGACGTAg
- the LOC120950269 gene encoding DNA replication factor Cdt1 isoform X1: MSQPTVASYFNTRKRAAHDTLGAAGRNKVLVLENSPVDTVGNLTNSSQNSDHEELRFVFANNTNFTLKNLEAAVGKDNGAVSDPAELGRRVTRASRAIRRIGPVDLDEKTKALLAAAQPKLVSFVKKGNLSPQKRPHTASPSKRPAVPEKKLASPVKVEPVAASVVDSKPVEFSPRNNLNNVAKAPTKASVSRTLQLGKDKDAMSLTDIRNKLLQHPRLPELKTKLNAIQSGLDKMDRLRRERLEGTKPSVSPAVAAKNLEKFATLDVEVMVSPKKTIASPSKLLRTPTKDASSSPANNVTPKRLSALMSPIKEPTAGTPVMASPKKLPAYQRFHNLVEAGVPTLQLPFKYRSLLELFKCTDTVCSMLHNRKEQITFKKLKPAVQRMARKNFFESHLAQIYSLFPDAFTLSQEMTKNYGSATKHETYQLVIRPNIADAPEEPGRKAAEDDFIRTNTKPAVNSQSLLERYQHFRRLLLERTKDAHQAFLQTLDPPLNIDRSKIVRWHVDFDLENCPDIEKAELPQPPNVERFSSARDVLSTARNLFSCGTPMERALARLEEKKKQDAAVVTSGTPQPTTTEPGDKKPPIGIKTEKVSTTPSTTTALLSDPAEQMLKNVPKALLEKIRAKQAAKALEQMVRRPSQEKEAMKYSRLPEIARHLRNVFVTERKNVLPLETPVVKIENSYRGKLTLQELEEHIRMIAQLVPFWLTLPEVRKVKYAKIAKDCDLAKVIDVLERKANEVVQ; encoded by the exons ATGTCGCAGCCAACGGTCGCGTCCTACTTCAACACACGCAAACGCGCAGCGCACGATACGCTTGGGGCGGCGGGCCGAAATAAGGTACTGGTACTGGAAAACTCCCCCGTAGATACAGTTGGAAACTTGACGAACAGTTCACAGAACTCGGATCACGAGGAGCTACGCTTCGTGTTTGCTAACAATACCAACTTTACTTTGAAGAACCTTGAAGCCGCCGTCGGAAAAGATAATGGTGCCGTCAGCGATCCGGCGGAGCTGGGCCGCCGTGTTACGCGAGCATCCCGGGCAATCAGACGCATCGGGCCGGTCGATCTGGACGAGAAGACGAAGGCACTGCTGGCAGCAGCCCAGCCGAAGCTGGTGTCGTTCGTGAAGAAGGGCAATCTGTCACCACAGAAGCGCCCCCATACGGCCAGCCCGTCGAAGCGTCCCGCTGTGCCGGAAAAGAAGCTTGCTTCTCCGGTGAAGGTGGAACCCGTGGCAGCATCGGTTGTAGACTCCAAGCCGGTTGAGTTTTCGCCCCGCAACAACCTAAACAATGTGGCCAAGGCGCCGACGAAGGCTAGCGTTTCGCGCACGCTCCAGCTGGGCAAGGACAAAGATGCCATGTCGCTGACGGACATACGCAAcaagctgctgcagcatcCCCGCCTGCCGGAGCTGAAAACGAAGCTGAACGCCATACAGAGCGGGCTCGATAAGATGGACCGTCTTCGCAGGGAGCGTCTCGAGGGAACGAAGCCTTCCGTCTCGCCGGCGGTGGCTGCTAAAAATCTCGAGAAATTTGCCACCCTGGACGTAGAGGTGATGGTAAG CCCAAAGAAAACGATCGCCAGTCCTTCGAAGCTGCTGCGCACACCGACGAAAGATGCGTCGAGCTCGCCGGCTAACAATGTAACGCCCAAGCGCTTGTCGGCGCTGATGAGCCCGATCAAGGAGCCGACGGCCGGGACGCCCGTCATGGCCAGCCCGAAGAAGCTGCCCGCCTACCAGCGCTTCCACAATCTGGTGGAGGCGGGCGTTCCCACCCTGCAGCTGCCGTTCAAGTACCGGTCGCTGCTGGAGCTGTTCAAGTGCACCGACACGGTCTGCTCGATGCTGCACAACCGCAAGGAGCAGATTACGTTCAAGAAGCTGAAGCCGGCCGTCCAGCGGATGGCAAGGAAGAACTTTTTCGAATCCCATCTCGCCCAAATCTACTCCCTCTTCCCGGACGCGTTCACGCTGAGCCAGGAGATGACAAAGAACTACGGTTCGGCTACGAAGCACGAAACCTACCAGCTAGTGATTAGACCAAACATTGCGGATGCCCCCGAAGAGCCGGGGCGGAAAGCCGCGGAGGATGATTTTATTCGCACCAACACGAAGCCGGCCGTCAATTCGCAGTCACTGCTCGAACGCTACCAGCACTTCCGCCGCTTGCTGCTGGAGCGCACGAAGGACGCGCATCAAGCGTTCCTGCAGACGCTGGATCCACCGCTGAACATTGACCGCAGCAAGATCGTCCGCTGGCATGTGGACTTTGATCTGGAAAACTGTCCCGACATCGAGAAAGCGGAACTGCCGCAGCCACCGAATGTGGAGCGGTTCTCGTCCGCCCGGGACGTACTGTCCACGGCCCGGAACCTGTTCAGCTGCGGCACCCCGATGGAGCGTGCGCTAGCACGGTTGGAGGAGAAAAAGAAGCAGGACGCGGCAGTGGTCACGAGCGGTACTCCACAACCGACGACCACCGAGCCTGGGGATAAGAAACCACCGATCGGTATAAAAACGGAAAAAGTTTCTACTACTcctagcaccaccaccgccctaCTGAGCGATCCCGCGGAACAGATGCTGAAAAACGTCCCGAAAGCACTGCTGGAGAAGATACGGGCGAAGCAGGCGGCCAAAGCACTGGAGCAGATGGTTAGGCGGCCGTCCCAGGAAAAGGAGGCGATGAAGTACAGCCGCCTGCCGGAGATTGCCCGCCACCTGCGCAACGTGTTCGTGACCGAGCGGAAGAATGTGCTGCCGCTGGAAACGCCCGTCGTGAAGATCGAGAACAGCTACCGGGGCAAACTGACGCTGCAGGAGCTGGAGGAGCACATCCGCATGATAGCGCAGCTGGTCCCGTTCTGGCTGACGCTGCCGGAGGTGCGGAAGGTAAAGTACGCCAAAATTGCCAAAGACTGCGATCTCGCTAAAGTGATCGATGTGCTCGAGCGCAAGGCGAATGAGGTTGTGCAGTAG